CAAGCTTTTTTAACGCCTCTAAGAGTTCATTCCAAGAAGAAATTTTTGTTTTAACTTCGATTATGGCTTTTACTGCATCAGGCGTAACAATTACAAATTCGCCATCTTTAAAGAGTGTTGGCTTTAATTTGGAAGTAATCAATATATCAAGTTGCTTTGAAGTTTGAGAATTACCGCTTTTGTAGCATACAAATCCCTTGCCAACAAGAACATTTTCAGGCAGATAGTTGCGGAGTGCTTTACGAAGTACAGCCTCTTTATGTTCGCCATCGCTCTGCCAATGCAGGTTTCCTATTAGATCACGGACACGGTTTTTAGTTGCCTCCAATTCCCTGGCTATAGATCGATGGTAATTAATCAAATTCCTTTCGATCGCCATCATAATCACCCCTCTCGATCATAATCTCGGAGGAATCCTTACCCCGGCCGGCCAGAACCTGGCCTGGTCTTGATCCTGACTTTTGCAAACTCTCTCATATAATAGCTACAACCGATAAACCTTAGAAGCCGAAAAATCTGCAAGAGATAACCTGATAACGGTTGATCAATGGTGGCATCTAGACATCTAAATAAGAATATTGGATAAAAAGACATCCGCAGGTCCCCTGCGGATTTTTTACTTCGTTCGCTCAATTCAATTCCGGTACAGTTATTTACCTGTTTCCATTTCTGTTTCTTTGCAGGGCTTTGGGCCGTAGACCTGGGCGATGATCTCTTCCGCTTCCCGGCGGGTGATGTGGCCGCCGGCGGCTAGGTGGTCCAGCTCCAGCTCCCTCACTTTTTTCTCCCATTCCTCTGCAGTTAGGGTCTTTTTAACCATCGTTTCACCCCAATCAAGAACTCTTAGATTCTGACAACCTAACGCTTGTAGGTTTCTGCAACATCGAGCACAGCCTCGATGACATCCTCTACGTCTCTGTCCGACATGCGAGGGTAAATCGGAAGGCTGATCATCCGCAGGTAGTTCGAGTAGGCAACCGGGAAATCCTCCGGCCGGTAGCCGTATTTATCGCGGTAGTAAGGGTGCAGGTGGATAGGTATGAAGTGAACGCTTGTCCCGATGTTTCGGGCATGAAGTTCTTCGATGAACCTGTTCCGGTCGATACGCAGAGTTTCCAGATTCAAGCGCAGCACGTACAGGTGCCAGGCATGTTCCACGTTGGGCCGCCGGCCTGGAATTTCAAAGTAAGGATAATGGATGAAGGCTTCATCGTATCTCGCTGCAATCTGCTTCCGCCGCTCTTGAAACCCAGGAAGCTTCCTCAACTGGTGCAGACCAAGAGAAGCCTGGATGTCCGTCATGTTGTACTTGTAGCCGGGGTATACCACTTCATAATACCAGGAACCTTCCTTCCCGTAGCGCTTCCAGGCATCCCGGCTCATCCCGTGCAGGCTTAGCACCCTCGCCCTTTCAAGCAAATCAGGGTCGCCGGTCAACATCCCGCCCTCGGCGGTGGTGAGGTTTTTCGTGGCGTAAAAACTGAAGGCGGTCAGGTTCCCCGTACTCCCGACCATCTGATCTTTATACCTGGCAGGAAGGGCGTGGGCCGCGTCTTCGACGATAAAAAGACCGTGGGAACGGGCAACCCCGGTGATCGCATCCATTTCACACGGGTGGCC
Above is a window of Bacillota bacterium DNA encoding:
- a CDS encoding DegT/DnrJ/EryC1/StrS aminotransferase family protein, translating into MRSNFLPFAPPFISGEEIEEVSDTLSSDWITTGPKTRLFESRFAEFLGVTDALAVNSCTAGLHLALAVLGIGPGDEVITTPMTFCATVNVIEHVGARPVLVDVEPDTLNISPDLLERALTPKTKCIMPVHYAGHPCEMDAITGVARSHGLFIVEDAAHALPARYKDQMVGSTGNLTAFSFYATKNLTTAEGGMLTGDPDLLERARVLSLHGMSRDAWKRYGKEGSWYYEVVYPGYKYNMTDIQASLGLHQLRKLPGFQERRKQIAARYDEAFIHYPYFEIPGRRPNVEHAWHLYVLRLNLETLRIDRNRFIEELHARNIGTSVHFIPIHLHPYYRDKYGYRPEDFPVAYSNYLRMISLPIYPRMSDRDVEDVIEAVLDVAETYKR